The stretch of DNA GCCTATGCAATTAAAAGAGTTGCTGAGAATATGGGTCATTCAGTAAAAATTGAAACAACTTCCTATAAGAGTAAAAAATATAGTGTAAATAGCGAAGATATAAAGAACGCTGATATCGTAATAATGGCTTTTGAGTCCCAGATTGATATGAAGCGTTTTAGTGGAAAATTTATATACCCTACTAGTATAAGTAATGCAATTATTGATACGCAGGTTGTACTAGATTCTGCAATTAAAATAGGGAAAGTTGATTTAAAAAAGGATAAGCCACTTCAAATACAGGAAGATAAGGTTAATATAGTTGCTGTGACATCATGCCCTACAGGTATTGCCCATACATTTATGGCGGCAGAGGCACTAAAAAATAGCGCAGCTAATCTAGGTTATAATATAAAAGTTGAAACCCAAGGTTCTGTAGGGGCTAAAAATATATTAACTGATGAGGAAATCGATAGGGCAGATGTTGTTATAATAGCAGCAGATACATATGTTGATTTAAGTAGATTTAAAAATAAGCCTGTTCATATTGTTTCAACAAAACAAGCAATAAATGATGCTGAAAGTGTTATTAATGAGTCTTTTGAGAAA from Deferribacterota bacterium encodes:
- a CDS encoding PTS fructose-like transporter subunit IIB, coding for MANIVVVTDCKNSKSHEIMAAYAIKRVAENMGHSVKIETTSYKSKKYSVNSEDIKNADIVIMAFESQIDMKRFSGKFIYPTSISNAIIDTQVVLDSAIKIGKVDLKKDKPLQIQEDKVNIVAVTSCPTGIAHTFMAAEALKNSAANLGYNIKVETQGSVGAKNILTDEEIDRADVVIIAADTYVDLSRFKNKPVHIVSTKQAINDAESVINESFEKAKKVQYEDLDRVISKTKENRKARQPAFYKHLLTGVSYMIPIVVAGGLIIALSFLFGIDAYKEEGSIA